AGCACGTAGGACGGGTATGGCGTCGCCACCGTTTCCCCCGGCTCCATGAACGACTTGAACACCACGTCCAGCATCTCGTCAGAGCCGTTGCCGACCACGAAGTTGTCCTCGTGCAGGCCGTATTTCCGGGCCAGCGCCCTTCGAAGCCCGTCGGAATACGGGGCGGGGTACTGGTTCAGGTCCATTTCCCGGCACTTGTTCAGGACCTCGTCGAGGCAGGTGTTGGGGCCGAGGACGTTGATGGAGGTGTCCATGCGGATGGCCTTCACCTTGGGGTTGTAATATAGAGGAATATCCTTCAGCGATGCGCGGACCCAGCTGTCCTTCATCATATCACCTACGGCACCATGCGGTCGATGGGCATGATGAGAATGCCCGTGGCCCCGAGCCGCTTGAGCTTGTTCACCGAATCATAGATCTTGGATTTGTCCACCACCACGTGGATCGCCACCACGTCATCCCGCCCCACGATGTTCATGATGGTGGGGCCGGCGATCCCGGGGAGGAACTTCCTGATGTCGTCGAGGGCGGTCACCGGCACGTCGGCCATGAGGTATTTCTTGTCCTCGGCGTCGGCCACGCTCCGGAGCGCGGAGGCGAGATCGCGCATCTCCTCGCCCTTTTCTTCCAGAGACCTCTTGGAGGCGATGACCACCGCCTCCGACTCGGCGATGACGGCGATCTCCTTCAGGTGGTTGGTCTTAAGCGTACTTCCGCTGGACACCAGGTCCACGATGAGGTCCGCCACCCCCAGCCGGGGAGTGACCTCGGCCGCGCCGGATATGACGGTGATGTCCACCTTCTTGCCGAGCTTGGCGAAATACTTCCTGGCCATGTTGGGGAAGGAAGTGGCCACTAGGGCGCCGTCCGGGACGTCCTCCGCCTCCTCCATCCCCGCTTCCTCGGGCACCGCCACGGAAAGGCGGCATCGCCCGAAGCCCATGTCCAGCATCACTTCCACGTCCAGCCCGGACTCCAGCACCAGGTCCCTGCCGGTGATGCCCATGTCCACCGCGCCCTTGTGCACGAAACTTACGATGTCAGAGGCTCTCAGGAACATTACCGAGAAGTCCCCGTTCTTGACGGTGGCGTAGAGCTTGCGCTCGACCCCGTCCTCGATCTCCAAGCCCGCTTGCTTCAGGATCTGCAGCGATCTTTCGTTGAGCCGTCCCTTGTTCGGCACGGCCAGTTTGATGGACATTGCTTTTCCCTCTCGCTCGGCATGGTGATAACCGGACCCCATAATTAACATATGGGCAAAACTCGCCGTCCACCCCGCTCTGGACGGCCCCGCCCCGGCGGTCTGGCTCGCGATCTCCTCCCCCTCTTTCCGCGCCGCGCGCCCAGATCTTGGCGGCCTCGGTCCGCTGTCATTCCCAGCTGTCCCGCGTCAGGATGCGCTCCCTTCGAGGAAATTTCGGGCAAGCGCTTTAGTAACGCGCGGTCCAAGGAACGGTCCAAGGAAGCTAGGACATCAAAGGAGGGTTCGAGATGGGCGGAAGCGTCGAGCGGTTCAAGATCGAGGTGCCCCAGGAGGTGTTGGATGACCTATCAGAACGTCTTGGCAGGACCAGATGGCCCGACGACCTGGAGGGGGCGGGATGGAAGTACGGGGCGAACCTGGAGTACATGAAGGACCTGGTGCGGTACTGGCGGGAAGAGTACGATTGGCGCAGGCATGAGGCCGAGATCAACGCCTTCGACCACTTCATGGCCGATGCTGGAGGGACCAGGGTGCATTTCATACATCAGAGAGGGAAGGGAGAGGGCAGCGTCCCTCTTCTGCTGGTACACGGGTGGCCCGATTCCTTCTATCGCTATCACAAGGTCATCCCCCTGCTGACCGGCCAGGCCGGGGCCCCCGGCGCTGCCTTCGATGTGGTGGTGCCGTCCATCCCCGGGTTCGGCTTCTCCGAGCGAAAGGCCCTCGCCCCGCGCGCCGCCGCCGAGCTGCTAAATGAACTGATGACCGATGTCCTCGGGTACGATCGTTACATGGCCGCGGGCGGGGACATGGGAGCAATCATCGTCAGGTCGCTCTCGCTCGATCACTCCGACAGGCTGGTGGCCGCTCACTATACGGATGTGGGCTACCCGGACGCTAGTACCGACTTCTCGTCCCTGTCGCCTGCTGAGAGGGAGTACTCCCAGTTCATCCAGGGGTGGTGGATGGAGCAGGGGGCTTTCAACATGGTCCAGTCCACCAAGCCCCAGAGCCTGGCGTACGGCCTGAGCGATTCGCCGGCGGGCCTGGCAGGGTGGCTCATCAACTTCTTCGCCATGATGGAGCCAGGGGAGGAGATAGAGAAGCGCATCCCCCGGGACGAGATCCTGACCAACATAATGATCTACTGGGTCACCGGGACCATCAACCCCTCGATGCGCATATATTACGAGGCCGCTCATGATCCCGGGCCGGCCAAAGGGCGCGGCGAGGTGCCGGCCGCGGTGGCACACGGGCCCATGGACGGCCCCCTTCCCAGGGAGTGGGCCGAGCGCAGGGTGAACCTGAAGCGCTTCACCGAGCTCCCCAGGGGCGGCCACTTCCTGGCCTGGGAGGAGCCTGAGCAGTTCGCCTGGGATGTGCGGGAGTCGGCGGAGACGATGGGGGCGAGGAAGATCATGGCCGGCCATGCCGGACGGTGAGAGCGGCGGCCAGCGCCATCCTTGTTCCGGGGCGCCGTTGGACCCCGTCGCGATCGTATGATGGAAAAAGATCCGCCAGCAGCGGGCCGGCCGCCGGGCACGGTAGGAGGCCAGGCCCGGCCTTCTGATTATCGAAGAATATACCAGAAATCTATAAAGCGTGAATAAGTCATATTCGGGCCTCGGGGATGCTTTGAAAGTTCTGTTAGCTACTCCGCCGTGGAAGTCCACCGAGTTGTGGCCGCCTCTGGGTCTGTTATATCTTGCCGGTTCCCTGAAAAGGTCCCGCGGCGACGAGGTAGTGGTGGTGGACGCCTTCTGCGAGAACCTCACCAAGGAGGAGTTCCTCGACCGCGTGGAGAGGGAGCGGCCAGACATGCTGGGCATGAACTGCTCCACCCACACCTTCATCGCTACCATGGACGTGCTGCAGGAAGCTCACCGGAGGTTCCCGAGCATGCTCATCATCCTGGGCGGCTATCACGCCACCTTCGCGCCCAAGGAGATCCTCCGCGATTACCGCTTCATCGACTATATCATCAAGGGGGAGGCCGAGTTCTCGCTCCCGAAGCTGCTGGACCATCTGGACAAGGGCACCGATCCGGCGGACGTCGAGGGCGTGGCGTACCTCACCCCCGAGGGCGCGCTGGTGGAGAACCCTCTCTCCCTGGTGGAGGACCTCGACTCCCTGCCCTTCCCTGACCGCTCCCTGCTGGACAAGGTCAACTACGGCTACTACTTCCAGGGGATACCGCTGACCTTCGGGAAGTTCACCACCATATCCACGTCCCGGGGCTGCCCCTTCTCCTGCTCCTATTGCTCCTGCGCCGCCTTCTCGGAGCGCAAATGGCGGCACCGCTCCGCCAAGAACGTGGTGGACGAGCTGGAGATGCTGTATGAGCAGGGGTACCGCGAGTGCGTGTTCGTGGACGACAATTTCACCCACAATGTGGCCAGGGTGGAGGAGATCTGCGGCCTCATCCGGCAGCGCGGCATCAAGATGAAGTTCTACTGCGAGGGGAGGGTCAGCCACTCGTCCCTGCCCATGTTCGAGCAGATGAAGGCGGCAGGGTTCAACGTCATCTACTTCGGAGCGGAGTCGGCGTCCCCCCACGTGCTGGAATATTACAACAAGAAACAGACGGCCGAGAGGACCGCCGAGGCGGTGGCCAACGCCAAGAAGGCCGGCATGCTGGTGATATGCTCTTACATAATCGGGGCGCCGGTGGAATCGAAGGAGGACATCAAGGCGACCATACAGCTTTCCCAGTCCATGCGGCCCCATGGGGTCCAGTACAACATCCTCGAC
The DNA window shown above is from Methanomassiliicoccus luminyensis B10 and carries:
- the hisG gene encoding ATP phosphoribosyltransferase, with protein sequence MSIKLAVPNKGRLNERSLQILKQAGLEIEDGVERKLYATVKNGDFSVMFLRASDIVSFVHKGAVDMGITGRDLVLESGLDVEVMLDMGFGRCRLSVAVPEEAGMEEAEDVPDGALVATSFPNMARKYFAKLGKKVDITVISGAAEVTPRLGVADLIVDLVSSGSTLKTNHLKEIAVIAESEAVVIASKRSLEEKGEEMRDLASALRSVADAEDKKYLMADVPVTALDDIRKFLPGIAGPTIMNIVGRDDVVAIHVVVDKSKIYDSVNKLKRLGATGILIMPIDRMVP
- a CDS encoding epoxide hydrolase family protein, with product MGGSVERFKIEVPQEVLDDLSERLGRTRWPDDLEGAGWKYGANLEYMKDLVRYWREEYDWRRHEAEINAFDHFMADAGGTRVHFIHQRGKGEGSVPLLLVHGWPDSFYRYHKVIPLLTGQAGAPGAAFDVVVPSIPGFGFSERKALAPRAAAELLNELMTDVLGYDRYMAAGGDMGAIIVRSLSLDHSDRLVAAHYTDVGYPDASTDFSSLSPAEREYSQFIQGWWMEQGAFNMVQSTKPQSLAYGLSDSPAGLAGWLINFFAMMEPGEEIEKRIPRDEILTNIMIYWVTGTINPSMRIYYEAAHDPGPAKGRGEVPAAVAHGPMDGPLPREWAERRVNLKRFTELPRGGHFLAWEEPEQFAWDVRESAETMGARKIMAGHAGR
- a CDS encoding B12-binding domain-containing radical SAM protein: MWPPLGLLYLAGSLKRSRGDEVVVVDAFCENLTKEEFLDRVERERPDMLGMNCSTHTFIATMDVLQEAHRRFPSMLIILGGYHATFAPKEILRDYRFIDYIIKGEAEFSLPKLLDHLDKGTDPADVEGVAYLTPEGALVENPLSLVEDLDSLPFPDRSLLDKVNYGYYFQGIPLTFGKFTTISTSRGCPFSCSYCSCAAFSERKWRHRSAKNVVDELEMLYEQGYRECVFVDDNFTHNVARVEEICGLIRQRGIKMKFYCEGRVSHSSLPMFEQMKAAGFNVIYFGAESASPHVLEYYNKKQTAERTAEAVANAKKAGMLVICSYIIGAPVESKEDIKATIQLSQSMRPHGVQYNILDYLLGTPLWHDMSEKGVVGAEDWKTNHRVYEYFPENASREDLESLVNEGYGSFIGAWKSMDGLLELLRVILVNSTAREVIFGNLTNPAARKAITNGIKTF